GATACTTTGCCATCTTGATCGGTATCCAAGGTATTAAAAAGAGATTGAAGCTCTTGCTCAGTTGCCATAAGTTCAAGACTGCATTAGTTTTTTCAATTCACTATCTCAAAGTTTTGAATACTATGCAAGGAAAGTTACCTCTAACCAGCCGCGATCGCATCAATCTTCCTCAGTATTAACCAGGGTTGAGATGAAATCGAGATTAATCACATCTAATGGGAGGAAAGGAGACTCAACCGGAAAGGCTGATAAGGGTAAATTAGTCTCAGCACTAGCTTCATTAATAGCGTCGGAATAACACTCAGAGAAAATTTCTAGATAGTAAGGTTTGAGACTGGGGCTATTTTTAATTAATAAAGCTATTTGACGACGCTGTTCAAAAATCGTACCTCTCCAACTAGAGGAGCGCATTGATGGTTGATATTGATATTTGAGCAGGTGCATCAACAAAACAATTAATCGGCTTTGTAATTCCCGTCGCTGGCTACCGCCCATGTCTTCAATTTCTTCAATTAAATTATCAAAATCTACGTCATCAAGCTGACGTGAGCGCAACAGTTCAGCCGTTGTATTGAGCCACTGGTAATAATCTTGTTGATAAAGTTCTTGATGTGAAGTAAGTTTTAGGTTAGTGGTCATAGGTCAACCTCGCCTTGATCTGGGCTATTTTCAGCCTAAACTAAATCAGCTAGTAAATCTGTAATTGCTTCTATCAAATTTCAAGCCAAACTCATCACAAGTTGGGCGAGTTCTAGCAGGCAACTTAAAACATATTCCCTCTTTTGTTACCTTGGGGAAAGAAAAATAGACAAGTGATTCAACTAGCAAAAGGGAAACTCAGCGGAGAAGCTCGAAAATTATTCATGAAATCAATTAATTTCAAAAAGCAACGTTTCATACCAGGAATGCTAAATACTGTTAACCAAGGTTGAATTAAACAGTAAAAAATATAGGGTTGAATAATCAATCTCAAGTTATTCAAGGCACTTTTCCATGTGGTACCAGATTCCCAATGACTATGTTGACTATGTTGACCAACTTGAAAATCAGAAGACCAAGATAATTCCGAAGTGAATATTGTAGTTGATGGATGATTAAATCGAAAGTAAGTCGCGTGAATGCTAACCAAAAGATATGCACTAAAGATGATTTCCCACCATCGCTCAATACTTTGATAATTAGTGAGACGGAAGTCAGCCCAACCCAGTTCATTTTTGACTTGTTTAAAACCGTACTCAATCCAATTTCTTAAACTATACAGTTGCGCTAAATTCTCCGATAAATCCATTGATACATTCGTCATAATGTACCAACTTTCATCTCCCGTTGGGTCAGGGGTATTAGTCTTACTGATTTGGTAATATCTCAAGGCACGACGTTTGCCAAAAATAATTTCTCTCAGGTAGCGAGTCTCGGCTCGGCGACCTGAAAGCTTTTGCTGATATGCCTTCCATCGATTATAACGTTTTCGGCTTCCGGGTGGCATTAACACTCCATGATTAGAGCGAATGGCAACGATAAACAAGAGTTTTAAATTGTCTAAGCAGTCGATGACATCTCCACTCTCCCCATACAAGCTATCTGCTAAAACTAACTTGATTTTAAATCCCCATTGGTTCAACTCTTTAATAATTTCAACGGCTATTTGGGGTTTAGTTTTATATTGCTCTCCTGGTTTTAAGCGGTTTTTTGGTTTAAATATTTCAAAGATTAGTGGATACGTAATTCCCTCTACTACTCCATAAGCGTTTACTGATACTATAAATAATGAATAATAGTGTTGACAATAGTTATCTATGAATGCGACTGTACTTACCCCTTCTCGGCGTGGCGTAACCATTGCTGTGATTTACTTTTTCCAGTTTTCTTCCTGATTATACTTTCCCCAAGATAACAAAAGAGGGATTAGATACCTGGGAATGTTTCTGGGTCTGCTTCAGGTGCAGCAGAGGTATCGAGATGCGAATTGACAAGTCAGTGCTGGCGCTATCGCAATCCCTTCTGCTACTTCCACCTCTGTGTCCTCATCTGATGATTTGAGGTGGATTGGGGATAAGTTACTAGACTTTAGACTAAGAAAAATTCACTCAGCGTTACCTGAGTTGTAAAAATCT
The Oculatellaceae cyanobacterium DNA segment above includes these coding regions:
- a CDS encoding transposase, producing the protein MVTPRREGVSTVAFIDNYCQHYYSLFIVSVNAYGVVEGITYPLIFEIFKPKNRLKPGEQYKTKPQIAVEIIKELNQWGFKIKLVLADSLYGESGDVIDCLDNLKLLFIVAIRSNHGVLMPPGSRKRYNRWKAYQQKLSGRRAETRYLREIIFGKRRALRYYQISKTNTPDPTGDESWYIMTNVSMDLSENLAQLYSLRNWIEYGFKQVKNELGWADFRLTNYQSIERWWEIIFSAYLLVSIHATYFRFNHPSTTIFTSELSWSSDFQVGQHSQHSHWESGTTWKSALNNLRLIIQPYIFYCLIQPWLTVFSIPGMKRCFLKLIDFMNNFRASPLSFPFAS
- a CDS encoding DUF29 domain-containing protein, which gives rise to MTTNLKLTSHQELYQQDYYQWLNTTAELLRSRQLDDVDFDNLIEEIEDMGGSQRRELQSRLIVLLMHLLKYQYQPSMRSSSWRGTIFEQRRQIALLIKNSPSLKPYYLEIFSECYSDAINEASAETNLPLSAFPVESPFLPLDVINLDFISTLVNTEED